From the genome of Pseudomonas putida:
CGCGCCTGGCGGCCCTGGTGAGGCAGTTGCACAACACAGGCCTGGCCCCGCGCTTCGACGGGGGCGAGCCGCTCAGGCCTTGAAACGCTGGATCAAGCCCTGCTGTCGTACGGCCAGGCCATTGAGCTGCTGGCTGATGGCCGACGACTGCTCGGCCTCGCCGGACAGCGTGGTGACGACGTTGCGCACCGCCTCGACGTTGCGGTTGATCTCCTCGGCTACGCTGCTCTGCTCCTCGGCGGCACAGGCGATCTGCACGTTCATGTCGGTGATGATGGCAACCGCCTGGCGGATCTCTGCCAGCACCGCCAGTGCCTGCTGGGTCTGCTCGACGTTGTGGTGAGCCTGGCTGTTGCTGTGCTGCATGGCAGCGGTGACATCGCGGGTGCCTTCGCGCAGGTTGGCGATGACCAGGCCGATTTCCTCGACCGACGCCTGGGTGCGCTGGGCCAGCCCACGCACTTCGTCGGCTACCACCGCGAAGCCGCGCCCGGCATCGCCGGCGCGTGCTGCCTCGATCGCGGCGTTGAG
Proteins encoded in this window:
- a CDS encoding methyl-accepting chemotaxis protein, coding for MQQQVGEIEQMATALHEMSATAQTAAHSAAQAADAARHAESATGNGVQVIERSTQGIRELASGMSDAMQRLQALTASSEQIGSVLDVILAIARQTNLLALNAAIEAARAGDAGRGFAVVADEVRGLAQRTQASVEEIGLVIANLREGTRDVTAAMQHSNSQAHHNVEQTQQALAVLAEIRQAVAIITDMNVQIACAAEEQSSVAEEINRNVEAVRNVVTTLSGEAEQSSAISQQLNGLAVRQQGLIQRFKA